Proteins encoded together in one Impatiens glandulifera chromosome 1, dImpGla2.1, whole genome shotgun sequence window:
- the LOC124919650 gene encoding F-box/FBD/LRR-repeat protein At1g13570-like, which produces MVYSQELLSIITEESSLIEEDDYVYFHITTEDYAMSRGHKAPKLMETTNDYIRELPNDILRMIPGKLDLKDAVKTSILSKRWKYIWINHPDLVFNHLNVFGLDRKKLAKDSVGADNMWISCALRKGVETIDLDFLKLHSIYLSSSFQKCYNFPWLLTISEDKGTLKHHVP; this is translated from the exons ATGGTTTATTCTCAAGAACTATTAAGTATTATTACAGAAGAATCATCATTGATTGAAGAAGATGACTAT GTGTATTTCCATATAACTACCGAGGATTACGCGATGAGCCGAGGACACAAAGCCCCTAAATTGATG GAAACAACGAATGACTACATTAGAGAGTTGCCAAATGATATTCTGAGAATGATCCCCGGTAAGCTGGACCTGAAAGATGCAGTGAAGACGAGTATTTTATCGAAAAGATGgaaatatatttggattaaccATCCAGACCTCGTATTTAATCATCTTAATGTATTTGGATTGGACCGTAAAAAGCTTGCGAAAGATTCAGTAGGTGCAGACA ATATGTGGATCAGTTGTGCCCTTCGAAAAGGTGTTGAGACCATTGAtcttgattttttgaaattacaTTCCATTTATCTTTCTTCATCCTTCCAGAAGTGCTACAACTTTCCGTGGCTTCTAACCATCTCCGAAGATAAAGGGACACTAAAGCATCATGTTCCATGA